Proteins co-encoded in one Bacillus infantis NRRL B-14911 genomic window:
- a CDS encoding CtsR family transcriptional regulator has protein sequence MVRNISDIIEKYLKEVLELSERESVEIKRSEVADKFQCVPSQINYVINTRFTIEKGYIVESKRGGGGYIRIMKVQSYDHADLIDQLLMLIQSRISQGSAESVILRLVEEEVITRREAKIMLSVIDRSVLYIELPFRDELRSRMLRAMLTSLKYK, from the coding sequence CTGGTGAGGAATATATCCGACATAATCGAGAAATATCTGAAGGAAGTCCTGGAGCTGAGTGAACGGGAAAGTGTCGAGATCAAAAGAAGCGAAGTGGCTGATAAATTCCAATGTGTCCCCTCGCAGATCAATTACGTCATTAATACCCGATTTACAATCGAAAAAGGATATATTGTTGAAAGCAAGCGGGGCGGCGGAGGATATATCCGGATCATGAAGGTACAGTCCTATGATCATGCGGACCTGATTGATCAGCTGCTGATGCTGATCCAAAGCAGGATATCGCAGGGAAGCGCTGAGAGCGTCATCTTGCGCCTGGTGGAAGAGGAAGTCATCACACGCCGCGAGGCTAAAATCATGCTCAGTGTAATCGACCGGTCGGTTTTATATATAGAGCTTCCGTTCCGCGATGAATTGCGATCAAGAATGCTGAGAGCAATGCTGACTTCGTTGAAGTATAAATAA
- a CDS encoding UvrB/UvrC motif-containing protein has translation MICQECNQRPATLHFTKSINGGKTEFHLCEVCAKEKGEMFMINNQASGFSLNSLLAGLLNIEPGLQQPKKEQRPQEQVLQCSKCQMTFKQFIKIGRFGCAHCYSEFKGQLDPILKRLHSGNWSHRGKIPARAGGSIQLRRKIEDMKKELKELILQEEFEKAAVRRDEIRSLEKQLSSGREGD, from the coding sequence ATGATTTGCCAAGAATGTAATCAGAGGCCGGCAACGCTGCATTTTACAAAGAGCATAAATGGCGGGAAGACCGAATTCCATCTTTGCGAGGTCTGCGCCAAGGAAAAAGGCGAAATGTTCATGATCAATAATCAGGCTTCAGGCTTTTCCCTCAACAGCCTGCTGGCGGGGCTTTTGAATATTGAGCCTGGTCTGCAGCAGCCGAAAAAAGAGCAAAGGCCGCAGGAGCAAGTTCTGCAGTGCAGCAAATGCCAGATGACTTTTAAGCAGTTCATTAAAATCGGACGGTTTGGCTGTGCCCACTGCTATTCGGAATTCAAGGGGCAGCTTGACCCGATCCTGAAGCGCCTCCACAGCGGGAACTGGTCCCATAGAGGGAAGATACCGGCGAGAGCCGGCGGGAGCATTCAGCTCAGGAGAAAGATTGAGGATATGAAAAAAGAATTGAAGGAATTGATCCTGCAGGAAGAGTTTGAAAAAGCTGCCGTGCGCCGGGATGAGATACGGTCCCTTGAAAAACAGCTGAGCAGCGGCAGGGAGGGGGACTGA
- a CDS encoding protein arginine kinase codes for MSLERFISQAVSSWMSAEGPDSDIVLSSRIRLARNMNIYKFPTLFSNEEGQSIIEDIRKISTEKPFKGLGGLELLEMGSLQPLQKRVLVEKHLISPNLAEQSPYGACLLSENEEVSIMVNEEDHIRIQCLFPAFRLTEALEMANKLDDWLEENLEFAFDEDYGYLTSCPTNVGTGLRASVMMHLPGLMLTHQMNRIIPAINQLGLVVRGTYGEGSEALGNIFQVSNQITLGKSEEDIVEDLKSVVGQLIAQERYAREALAKTSNIQLEDRVYRSYGILSNSRIIESKEAAKCLSDVRLGIDMGYIKDIPKNILNELMILTQPGFLQQYAGGPLRPEERDIRRAALIRERLKMEKQ; via the coding sequence ATGTCACTGGAACGTTTCATCAGCCAGGCGGTCAGTTCCTGGATGAGTGCGGAAGGCCCTGATTCTGATATTGTGCTAAGCTCCCGCATCCGTCTGGCAAGGAATATGAATATATATAAGTTTCCTACTCTTTTTTCAAATGAAGAAGGACAGAGCATCATTGAAGATATCAGGAAGATTTCCACCGAGAAGCCTTTCAAAGGGCTTGGAGGATTGGAGCTTTTAGAGATGGGAAGTCTTCAGCCCCTCCAGAAAAGGGTGCTTGTTGAAAAGCATCTGATCAGCCCCAATCTGGCTGAGCAGTCTCCTTACGGGGCTTGTCTCCTGTCAGAAAATGAAGAGGTCAGCATCATGGTCAACGAGGAAGACCATATCCGGATTCAATGCCTGTTTCCTGCATTCAGGCTGACCGAGGCACTTGAGATGGCCAATAAGCTGGATGACTGGCTTGAGGAGAACCTTGAATTTGCCTTTGATGAAGACTACGGGTATCTTACCAGCTGCCCGACCAATGTCGGAACAGGGCTAAGGGCTTCTGTCATGATGCATCTCCCAGGTCTGATGCTCACCCATCAGATGAACCGGATCATCCCGGCCATCAATCAGCTGGGGCTTGTGGTGAGAGGGACATATGGCGAAGGAAGCGAGGCGCTGGGCAATATTTTTCAAGTGTCCAATCAGATCACGCTCGGAAAGTCTGAGGAAGATATCGTAGAAGATCTGAAGAGTGTCGTGGGCCAGCTCATCGCCCAGGAAAGATATGCCCGGGAAGCATTAGCAAAGACTTCAAACATACAATTAGAAGACAGAGTGTACCGTTCCTATGGGATTCTCTCCAACAGCCGGATCATTGAATCAAAAGAAGCGGCAAAATGCTTATCTGATGTCCGGCTGGGTATAGATATGGGATACATCAAAGATATTCCCAAAAATATTTTAAATGAATTGATGATTCTTACACAGCCCGGTTTCCTGCAGCAATATGCCGGCGGGCCGCTCCGGCCTGAAGAACGTGATATTAGAAGGGCTGCACTTATACGCGAAAGATTGAAAATGGAAAAACAATAG
- the clpC gene encoding ATP-dependent protease ATP-binding subunit ClpC — protein sequence MMFGRFTERAQKVLALAQEEAIRLGHSNIGTEHILLGLVREGEGIAAKALYALGLGSEKIQKEVENLIGRGQDSSQTPHYTPRAKKVIELSMDEARKLGHSYVGTEHILLGLIREGEGVAARVLNNLGVSLNKARQQVLQLLGSNDSGSHQGGSAASANTPTLDSLARDLTAIAREGSLDPVIGRSKEIQRVIEVLSRRTKNNPVLIGEPGVGKTAIAEGLAQQIINNEVPEILRDKRVMTLDMGTVVAGTKYRGEFEDRLKKVMDEIRQAGNIILFIDELHTLIGAGGAEGAIDASNILKPSLARGELQCIGATTLDEYRKYIEKDAALERRFQPITVDEPTADESVQILKGLRDRYEAHHRVSITDEAIEAAVKLSDRYISDRFLPDKAIDLIDEAGSKVRLRSYTTPPNLKELELKLEEVRKEKDAAVQSQEFEKAASLRDSEQRLREQLEETKKSWKEKQGKENSEVTVDDIAHVVASWTGIPVAKLAQTETAKLLNMEEILHSRVIGQEEAVKAISKAVRRARAGLKDPKRPIGSFVFLGPTGVGKTELARALAEAMFGDEDAMIRIDMSEYMEKHSTSRLVGSPPGYVGYEEGGQLTEKVRRKPYSVVLLDEIEKAHPDVFNILLQVLEDGRLTDSKGRTVDFRNTVLIMTSNVGAEALKRNKYVGFNIQDGEQDYKDMKGKVMEELKKAFRPEFLNRIDEIIVFHALEKKHLKEIVTLLSDQLVKRLQEQEIVLGLTDKAKEKISEEGYDPEYGARPLRRAIQKHIEDRLSEELLKGQVLTGQNVIIDVEDGEFVVKTEESPETATNLSK from the coding sequence ATGATGTTCGGACGATTTACTGAAAGAGCTCAAAAAGTATTGGCATTAGCACAGGAGGAAGCCATTCGCTTAGGACACAGCAATATCGGCACAGAGCATATCCTGCTCGGCCTCGTCCGTGAAGGAGAAGGGATTGCTGCAAAGGCGCTTTATGCACTCGGACTGGGCTCTGAAAAGATCCAAAAAGAGGTGGAAAACCTTATTGGCCGCGGCCAGGATTCCTCACAGACTCCCCACTATACACCAAGGGCTAAAAAGGTCATTGAGCTCTCAATGGATGAGGCCAGAAAACTGGGCCACTCTTATGTTGGCACAGAGCATATCCTGCTCGGCTTGATCCGTGAGGGTGAGGGTGTTGCCGCACGGGTGCTGAACAATCTGGGAGTCAGCTTGAATAAAGCAAGGCAGCAGGTGCTCCAGCTTCTGGGCAGCAATGATTCAGGAAGCCATCAGGGAGGATCAGCAGCAAGCGCTAATACACCGACCCTTGATAGCCTTGCAAGAGACCTGACAGCCATTGCCAGGGAAGGAAGCCTTGATCCGGTCATCGGCCGAAGCAAGGAAATCCAGCGCGTCATTGAAGTGCTGAGCCGCCGGACAAAGAACAATCCGGTCCTGATCGGGGAGCCTGGCGTCGGTAAGACAGCCATCGCAGAAGGACTTGCACAGCAGATCATCAACAATGAAGTGCCGGAGATCCTCCGCGACAAAAGGGTTATGACACTGGATATGGGGACAGTTGTTGCCGGAACAAAATACCGTGGCGAATTCGAAGACCGCTTGAAAAAAGTAATGGATGAAATCCGCCAGGCTGGCAATATCATTCTCTTCATCGATGAGCTTCATACTTTGATTGGTGCAGGAGGAGCAGAGGGGGCAATCGATGCTTCCAATATCCTGAAGCCATCCCTTGCAAGGGGCGAACTGCAGTGCATCGGCGCCACTACCCTGGATGAATACAGAAAGTATATCGAAAAGGATGCTGCGCTTGAAAGGCGTTTCCAGCCGATCACGGTAGATGAACCGACAGCAGATGAGTCTGTTCAGATCCTTAAGGGGCTGCGCGACCGCTATGAGGCCCATCACAGAGTATCCATCACAGATGAAGCCATCGAGGCAGCTGTTAAGCTTTCTGATCGTTATATCTCAGACCGCTTCCTTCCGGATAAGGCGATCGATCTGATTGATGAAGCAGGTTCAAAAGTACGCCTGCGTTCTTACACTACTCCCCCTAACCTGAAAGAGCTTGAATTGAAGCTTGAAGAAGTCAGGAAGGAAAAAGATGCTGCCGTCCAAAGCCAGGAGTTCGAGAAAGCTGCATCCCTCAGAGACTCTGAACAGCGCCTGCGCGAGCAGCTGGAGGAAACAAAGAAGAGCTGGAAAGAGAAGCAGGGGAAGGAAAACAGCGAAGTCACAGTTGATGATATTGCACATGTAGTAGCAAGCTGGACTGGAATTCCTGTAGCGAAGCTGGCTCAGACAGAAACAGCCAAGCTCCTGAACATGGAAGAAATTCTTCATTCCCGTGTCATTGGCCAGGAAGAAGCGGTCAAGGCGATCTCCAAAGCGGTCCGCCGTGCGCGTGCCGGGCTGAAAGATCCTAAGCGCCCAATCGGCTCCTTCGTATTCCTCGGCCCTACTGGGGTCGGTAAGACTGAGCTTGCGCGTGCGCTTGCAGAGGCGATGTTCGGCGATGAAGATGCAATGATCCGCATCGATATGTCTGAATATATGGAGAAGCATTCAACTTCCCGTCTTGTTGGTTCACCTCCGGGATATGTAGGATATGAGGAAGGCGGCCAGCTGACAGAAAAAGTCCGCAGGAAGCCATACTCAGTTGTCCTTCTGGATGAGATTGAGAAAGCACATCCGGATGTATTCAATATCCTCCTTCAGGTTCTTGAGGATGGACGCCTGACAGATTCTAAAGGCCGGACTGTCGACTTCCGAAACACAGTCCTGATCATGACATCCAATGTCGGGGCAGAAGCGCTGAAACGCAATAAATATGTCGGCTTTAACATCCAGGATGGAGAGCAGGACTATAAGGATATGAAAGGCAAGGTAATGGAAGAGCTTAAGAAGGCTTTCCGCCCTGAATTCCTTAACCGGATCGATGAAATCATCGTGTTCCACGCCCTTGAGAAAAAACATCTCAAGGAAATCGTTACATTGCTTTCCGATCAATTGGTTAAACGCCTGCAGGAACAGGAAATTGTCCTTGGCCTGACCGATAAGGCAAAAGAGAAAATTTCCGAGGAAGGGTACGACCCTGAGTATGGTGCAAGGCCGCTCCGCCGCGCGATCCAAAAGCATATCGAGGACCGTTTGTCAGAGGAGCTGCTGAAGGGCCAGGTGCTGACAGGGCAGAATGTCATTATCGATGTAGAAGATGGGGAATTTGTCGTGAAAACAGAAGAATCTCCTGAAACTGCAACAAACTTATCTAAATAA
- the radA gene encoding DNA repair protein RadA, with protein MAKRKTKFICQECGYESAKWMGKCPACGQWNTMVEETEKPAAGGRRGAFAHSAGVTLASKATPITSIETVNEPRIYTDLKELNRVLGGGVVRGSLVLIGGDPGIGKSTLLLQVSSQLARKDHSVLYISGEESMRQTKLRADRLGVVSDKLLVYAETNLEEISRTIENENPSFVIIDSIQTVFHPDITSAPGSVSQVRECTAELMRIGKTKGIAIFIVGHVTKEGSIAGPRLLEHMVDTVLYFEGERHHTYRILRAVKNRFGSTNEMGIFEMKEFGLEEVENPSEIFLEERSQGASGSTVVASMEGTRPVLVEIQALISPTSFGNPRRMATGIDHNRVPLLMAVLEKRVGMLLQNQDAYLKVAGGVKLDEPAIDLAIAVSIASSFRDKPTQASDCIIGEVGLTGEVRRVSRIEQRVQEAAKLGFERIILPAKNLGGWDSPPGVQLIGVNTVSEALKAALGG; from the coding sequence ATGGCAAAAAGAAAGACCAAATTCATCTGCCAGGAATGCGGCTATGAGTCCGCCAAGTGGATGGGCAAATGTCCTGCCTGCGGGCAGTGGAATACAATGGTGGAGGAAACGGAGAAGCCTGCAGCTGGAGGAAGAAGGGGTGCATTTGCCCATTCGGCAGGCGTAACCCTTGCTTCTAAAGCGACGCCGATCACCTCAATTGAGACAGTCAATGAACCGCGGATCTATACAGACCTGAAGGAGCTCAACCGCGTTCTGGGAGGCGGGGTGGTAAGGGGCTCGCTTGTTCTGATCGGGGGCGACCCCGGAATCGGGAAGTCGACGCTCCTCCTGCAGGTATCTTCCCAGCTGGCCCGGAAGGATCATTCTGTTCTTTATATTTCCGGAGAGGAATCCATGAGGCAGACAAAGCTCAGGGCTGACAGGCTTGGGGTTGTATCAGATAAGCTGCTCGTATATGCAGAAACGAATCTCGAGGAAATCAGCCGGACCATTGAAAATGAAAATCCCAGCTTTGTGATCATTGATTCAATCCAGACTGTTTTTCATCCGGATATCACCTCGGCCCCTGGAAGCGTCTCGCAGGTAAGGGAATGTACCGCGGAGCTGATGAGGATCGGAAAGACCAAAGGCATCGCGATCTTTATCGTGGGGCATGTCACGAAGGAAGGATCGATTGCCGGCCCGAGGCTGCTCGAGCATATGGTTGACACAGTCCTCTACTTCGAGGGTGAAAGGCATCATACGTACCGCATTCTCAGGGCTGTTAAGAACCGTTTCGGATCAACCAATGAAATGGGCATCTTTGAAATGAAGGAATTCGGCCTTGAAGAGGTGGAAAATCCATCGGAAATATTCCTTGAAGAGCGCTCCCAGGGGGCATCCGGATCTACAGTTGTTGCCTCCATGGAAGGGACGAGGCCGGTGCTGGTTGAAATTCAGGCGCTCATTTCCCCGACGAGCTTCGGGAATCCGAGGAGGATGGCAACCGGGATCGATCATAACCGCGTCCCGCTTTTAATGGCTGTGCTTGAAAAGCGTGTCGGGATGCTTCTGCAAAATCAGGATGCTTATTTGAAGGTGGCAGGCGGCGTTAAGCTGGATGAACCTGCGATTGACCTGGCAATTGCCGTCAGCATTGCCTCAAGCTTCAGGGATAAGCCAACACAGGCCTCTGATTGCATCATTGGAGAAGTGGGTTTGACCGGCGAAGTCCGCCGTGTCTCCAGGATCGAACAGCGTGTCCAGGAAGCTGCTAAGCTTGGGTTTGAACGGATCATCCTTCCTGCTAAGAACCTTGGAGGCTGGGACTCTCCGCCGGGCGTGCAGCTAATCGGGGTTAATACAGTCAGCGAGGCCTTAAAAGCGGCATTAGGAGGATAA
- the disA gene encoding DNA integrity scanning diadenylate cyclase DisA, producing MDNKKLGEKTRSDILKFLAPGTPIREGIDNVLRANTGGLIVLGCNEKVKAIVDGGFQINCPFTPSYLYELAKMDGAIVLNETGSKILIANAQLAPNPGIPSSETGMRHRTAERVAKETGALVVAISQRRTVITLYQGHFRYALKDIAVILAKANQAVQTLEKYKVVLEQSIASLGILEFEELVTYSDVLQVLHRYEMVLKIKQELMSYLSELGTEGRLIRLQMNELLTDMEKETSLIIKDYAFDKDVSTKEAISKMQELASGETIEDSILLKLIGYSGYVHLDEGICPRGYRMLNKIPRLPPIIIENLITRFQELPEITAASVEDLDEVEGIGEVRARKIREGLKLVKEQLFADRQL from the coding sequence ATGGACAATAAAAAGCTGGGCGAAAAGACCCGGAGCGACATTTTGAAATTTCTGGCACCGGGAACACCGATACGCGAAGGGATCGATAATGTCCTGCGTGCAAACACAGGCGGACTGATTGTACTGGGCTGCAATGAAAAGGTGAAGGCGATTGTAGATGGGGGCTTTCAGATCAATTGCCCTTTCACGCCAAGTTATCTGTATGAGCTGGCCAAAATGGATGGCGCCATCGTCCTGAATGAGACAGGCAGCAAGATTCTTATAGCCAATGCCCAGCTTGCCCCGAACCCGGGCATCCCTTCTTCGGAAACCGGGATGCGGCACCGGACGGCAGAGCGGGTGGCAAAGGAGACAGGGGCGCTTGTCGTTGCCATTTCACAGCGGCGGACAGTCATCACACTCTACCAGGGCCATTTCAGATATGCATTGAAAGACATCGCCGTCATTCTCGCAAAAGCCAACCAGGCAGTCCAGACGCTTGAGAAATACAAAGTGGTGCTGGAGCAGAGCATCGCAAGCCTCGGGATCCTTGAGTTTGAAGAGCTTGTGACCTACAGCGATGTTCTTCAGGTGCTGCACCGCTATGAGATGGTGCTGAAGATCAAGCAGGAACTGATGTCCTACCTGAGTGAACTGGGTACAGAAGGCAGGCTGATCCGCCTGCAGATGAACGAGCTCTTGACTGACATGGAAAAGGAAACTTCTTTGATCATCAAAGACTATGCCTTTGATAAGGATGTCAGCACGAAGGAAGCAATCAGCAAAATGCAGGAGCTGGCAAGCGGCGAAACGATCGAGGACAGCATCCTCCTGAAGCTGATCGGCTATAGCGGCTATGTCCACCTGGATGAAGGAATTTGTCCAAGAGGGTACCGGATGCTTAATAAAATCCCCCGGCTCCCGCCAATCATTATTGAAAATCTCATCACCAGATTCCAGGAGCTTCCTGAAATCACAGCAGCTTCAGTAGAGGATCTTGATGAGGTGGAAGGCATCGGTGAAGTCAGGGCGAGAAAAATCCGTGAGGGCCTCAAGCTGGTCAAGGAGCAGCTGTTTGCGGACCGTCAGCTTTAA
- a CDS encoding PIN/TRAM domain-containing protein translates to MLKRIVQACFLITGGTLGIFLIPDLLGLVALDDIPLLNNPYVSAILGAIIFYLISFWAVDYVTNFVRWVEESLVKAPITDIIFGSVGLAFGLIVAFLIGFALNAIEFPIVNTVAPILLTLIFGYLGFQVGFKKRDELLGLFTSRKKKSGEEEAEPVEKNALKILDTSVIIDGRIADICQTGFLEGTIVIPQFVLEELQHIADSSDVLKRNRGRRGLDILNRIQKELSIKVEIYEGDFEEIQEVDSKLVKLAKLTNGVVVTNDFNLNKVCELQKVSVLNINDLANAVKPVVLPGEEMKVQVIKDGKEHNQGVAYLDDGTMIVVEDGRDYIGKHIDVLVTSVLQTSAGRMIFAKPKLLEKAL, encoded by the coding sequence ATGTTAAAACGCATTGTACAGGCATGCTTTCTTATTACCGGGGGGACCCTTGGGATCTTTTTGATTCCGGACTTGCTCGGGCTAGTTGCTTTGGACGACATTCCTCTTTTAAATAATCCGTATGTGTCCGCTATTTTAGGTGCCATTATTTTTTATCTTATATCTTTTTGGGCAGTTGATTATGTAACCAATTTCGTGAGATGGGTAGAGGAATCATTGGTGAAAGCGCCTATAACAGATATTATTTTTGGCAGTGTGGGCCTTGCTTTCGGCCTGATAGTGGCATTTTTGATCGGCTTTGCGCTCAATGCAATCGAATTTCCGATTGTCAATACGGTCGCCCCGATCCTGCTGACGCTGATTTTTGGCTATCTTGGCTTCCAGGTGGGCTTTAAAAAGCGGGATGAGCTTCTGGGATTATTTACGAGCCGGAAAAAGAAATCCGGTGAAGAGGAAGCAGAGCCAGTTGAGAAAAACGCATTAAAGATTCTGGATACAAGTGTGATCATTGACGGAAGGATCGCGGATATCTGCCAGACGGGCTTCCTTGAAGGAACCATCGTCATACCCCAGTTCGTCCTTGAGGAGCTTCAGCATATAGCTGATTCTTCAGATGTATTGAAAAGGAACAGGGGGAGGCGGGGGCTGGATATCCTGAACCGTATCCAGAAGGAGCTTTCCATCAAGGTCGAGATTTATGAAGGGGACTTTGAAGAGATCCAGGAAGTAGACAGCAAGCTTGTGAAATTGGCAAAGCTGACGAACGGTGTTGTGGTGACAAATGACTTTAATCTTAACAAGGTATGCGAGCTACAGAAGGTATCTGTGCTCAATATCAATGACTTGGCCAATGCGGTCAAGCCGGTGGTGCTGCCTGGAGAAGAGATGAAGGTGCAGGTCATCAAGGACGGGAAAGAGCATAATCAGGGTGTTGCTTATCTGGATGACGGTACAATGATTGTCGTCGAAGATGGCCGCGATTATATCGGCAAGCACATCGATGTCCTTGTCACCAGCGTGCTGCAGACCTCTGCGGGCCGCATGATATTTGCAAAGCCTAAGCTGCTTGAAAAAGCTTTATAA
- the ispD gene encoding 2-C-methyl-D-erythritol 4-phosphate cytidylyltransferase codes for MPYQVIIPAAGQGKRMGAGKNKLLLEIRGVPVFIHTLRVFESDPDCTGILLAVNPSEKAEIQELLAFYDIKKVIGLVPGGSERQYSVYNAVKELQGDGIAMVHDAARPFIDQHLIRKLTEAADQDGSAVLAVPVKDTVKKAAGNQILETVERSSLWAVQTPQAFRVSTLLHIHQKAAEEDYLGTDDASLAERLGIPVKIVEGNYDNIKLTTPEDLYFAEAIIRKREARSN; via the coding sequence ATGCCTTATCAGGTAATTATTCCTGCTGCAGGCCAGGGGAAAAGGATGGGCGCCGGCAAAAATAAACTTTTGCTTGAGATCCGCGGTGTGCCGGTTTTCATACACACGCTGAGGGTGTTTGAAAGCGATCCGGATTGTACTGGCATCCTGCTTGCGGTCAATCCGTCCGAGAAGGCGGAGATCCAAGAGCTTCTTGCCTTTTACGATATCAAGAAAGTCATTGGACTCGTTCCCGGTGGATCCGAACGCCAATACAGCGTCTATAATGCGGTGAAGGAGCTGCAGGGCGATGGCATTGCCATGGTGCATGATGCGGCCCGCCCCTTCATCGACCAGCACCTGATCAGGAAGCTGACGGAGGCTGCGGATCAGGATGGCAGCGCAGTATTGGCCGTGCCAGTGAAGGATACTGTGAAAAAGGCTGCCGGCAATCAAATCCTGGAAACAGTTGAACGATCAAGTCTGTGGGCAGTCCAAACCCCACAGGCTTTTCGTGTTTCCACCCTCCTGCACATTCATCAGAAAGCGGCTGAGGAGGATTACCTCGGCACAGATGATGCCAGCCTGGCAGAACGGCTCGGCATCCCTGTGAAAATCGTTGAAGGAAATTATGATAATATCAAGCTTACAACCCCGGAGGATCTTTATTTTGCAGAAGCGATTATCCGGAAACGTGAAGCTCGAAGTAACTGA
- the ispF gene encoding 2-C-methyl-D-erythritol 2,4-cyclodiphosphate synthase, with the protein MFRIGQGFDVHQLTEGRPLIIGGIEIPYEKGLLGHSDADVLLHTIADACLGAIGEGDIGRHFPDTDPEFKDADSAKLLEHVWKIVDEKGYKLVNADCTIIAQMPKMAPYIGQMRERIAELLQADADRINVKATTTEKLGFPGRGEGIASQAAVLLQKKD; encoded by the coding sequence ATGTTTCGTATTGGACAGGGCTTTGATGTACATCAATTAACCGAAGGAAGGCCGCTGATTATCGGCGGTATTGAAATTCCCTATGAAAAGGGGCTGCTGGGCCATTCTGATGCGGATGTGCTTCTTCATACCATTGCAGACGCGTGTCTCGGGGCAATTGGGGAAGGCGATATTGGCAGACACTTTCCGGATACAGATCCTGAATTCAAGGATGCTGATTCAGCCAAGCTGCTGGAGCATGTATGGAAGATTGTAGATGAGAAAGGATATAAGCTTGTGAATGCCGATTGCACCATCATTGCGCAAATGCCGAAAATGGCGCCTTATATCGGCCAGATGAGAGAGCGGATTGCAGAGCTGCTGCAGGCAGATGCGGACCGCATCAATGTCAAGGCAACGACAACAGAAAAGCTCGGTTTTCCGGGCAGGGGCGAAGGGATCGCTTCACAGGCTGCCGTCCTGCTGCAGAAAAAGGACTGA
- the gltX gene encoding glutamate--tRNA ligase, with protein sequence MSNEIRVRYAPSPTGHLHIGNARTALFNYLFARSKGGKFIIRIEDTDLKRNIEGGEESQLKYLQWLGIDWDESIDKDGGYGPYRQSERNDIYQELYQELLDKDLAYKCYCTEEELEAEREEQMARGDNPQYSGKCRHLTQEEREKLEAEGRRPSIRFIVPKGKVYAFNDMVKDEVSFESDGFGDFVIVKKDGIPTYNFAVAADDHMMKISHVLRGDDHISNTPKQLMIYEAFGWEPPVFGHMTLIVNESRKKLSKRDESIIQFIEQYEDLGYLPEALFNFIALLGWSPAGEEEIFTKEELINIFEADRLSKSPALFDKQKLTWMNNQYIKQEELDKLVEISLPHLIKAGKVSENLTAADEEWVRGLISLYQDQMSYGAEIVDLSGIFFTEDVSYDGEAKEVLSEEQVPEVLSAFLTEIDSLEDFTAEEIKAALKAVQKGTGHKGKKLFMPVRAAITGQTHGPDLPKAIALLGKDKVKNRLASIND encoded by the coding sequence ATGTCTAATGAAATCAGGGTCCGCTATGCGCCAAGCCCAACCGGACATTTACATATAGGCAATGCCCGCACAGCGCTGTTCAACTATTTGTTCGCACGCTCAAAAGGCGGGAAATTCATCATCAGGATCGAGGATACCGACCTTAAGAGGAATATTGAAGGCGGAGAGGAAAGCCAGCTGAAGTATCTGCAGTGGCTTGGAATCGACTGGGATGAAAGCATTGATAAAGATGGGGGATACGGCCCGTACCGCCAGTCAGAACGGAATGATATCTACCAAGAGCTGTACCAGGAGCTCCTGGATAAAGATCTTGCTTATAAATGCTATTGCACAGAGGAAGAGCTTGAAGCAGAGCGCGAAGAGCAGATGGCAAGGGGAGACAACCCCCAATATTCCGGCAAATGCCGCCATTTGACCCAGGAGGAAAGGGAAAAGCTGGAGGCTGAAGGCCGCAGGCCAAGCATCCGATTCATCGTGCCCAAAGGGAAGGTTTATGCATTCAATGATATGGTCAAGGACGAAGTTTCCTTTGAGTCTGACGGATTCGGCGATTTTGTCATCGTAAAGAAAGATGGAATTCCAACTTATAATTTTGCGGTGGCTGCCGATGACCATATGATGAAAATTTCCCACGTACTGCGCGGGGACGACCATATTTCCAACACACCAAAGCAGCTGATGATCTATGAGGCCTTCGGCTGGGAGCCTCCTGTCTTTGGCCATATGACGCTCATCGTCAATGAAAGCCGCAAGAAGCTCAGCAAGCGGGATGAATCCATCATCCAGTTCATCGAGCAGTACGAAGACCTTGGCTATCTTCCGGAAGCATTATTCAACTTCATCGCCCTGCTTGGATGGTCGCCTGCCGGAGAAGAAGAGATCTTCACGAAGGAAGAGCTGATCAATATCTTTGAAGCGGACCGGCTTTCAAAGTCGCCAGCTCTGTTTGATAAGCAGAAGCTGACATGGATGAATAACCAATACATCAAGCAGGAAGAACTCGATAAGCTGGTGGAAATTTCACTTCCTCATCTCATCAAGGCAGGAAAAGTAAGTGAAAACCTGACAGCCGCAGATGAAGAGTGGGTGCGCGGGCTCATTTCCCTTTACCAGGACCAAATGAGCTATGGCGCTGAAATCGTTGACCTTTCAGGTATCTTCTTCACAGAGGACGTCAGCTATGATGGAGAAGCGAAAGAAGTCCTGAGCGAAGAGCAGGTGCCGGAAGTGCTTTCTGCCTTCCTGACCGAGATTGATTCCCTGGAAGATTTTACGGCAGAAGAAATCAAAGCAGCCCTGAAGGCAGTCCAGAAAGGCACAGGCCACAAAGGCAAGAAGCTGTTCATGCCTGTACGTGCAGCCATTACAGGCCAGACACATGGACCTGATCTTCCTAAGGCCATCGCTCTTTTAGGAAAAGACAAGGTAAAAAATCGTTTGGCAAGCATTAATGATTAA